The DNA window CGATCATGATCGCCTCGTCCACGATGAGCGGGAAGTAGATCGTCGGGGCGTGGAAGCCGTAGTCCAGCAGGCGCTTGGCCATGTCGCGGGTGGTGACGCCGTACTGCTTCTTCTGCCGGGTACCGGAGAGGACGAACTCGTGCTTGCACAACCGATCGTAGGGCAGGTCGAAGCGGTCGCGCAGCCGGGCCAGGACGTAGTTGGCGTTGAGCACCGCGGTCTCCGCCACCTGGCGCAGGCCGTCGGCGCCCATGGAGCGGATGTACGCATAGGCCCGGATCAGGTTTCCGAAGTTCCCGTAGAAGGCGCGGATCTTCCCGATAGACTGCGGACGGTCATAGTCCAGCCGGAAGCGGTCGCCCTCCTTCTCCACCACCGGGACGGGGAGGAAGGGCACCAGGTGCGCCTTCACCCCCACCGCCCCCGCCCCCGGGCCGCCCCCGCCGTGGGGGGTGGAGAAGGTTTTGTGCAGGTTCATGTGCATCACGTCGAACCCCTGGTCGCCGGGCCGGGTGACGCCGAGGATCGCGTTGAAGTTGGCGCCGTCCAGGTACATCTGCCCGCCGCGGCCGTGGACGATCTCCTCCACCTCGACGATGTGCTCTTCGAACAACCCCAGGGTGTTGGGATTCGTGAGCATGATCGCGGCCACGGAGGAGTCCATCGCCTCGCGCAGCGCCTGGACGTCCAGGTTCCCGCGGGCGTCCGATTTGACGGTGATTACCTGGTAGCCGGCCATGGCGGCGGTGGCGGGGTTGGTCCCGTGGGCCGAGTCGGGCACGATGACCTTCGTCCGGCGCTCGCCCCGGGCCTCGAAGTAGGCACGGATCATCAGGATTCCGGTGAGTTCTCCGTGGGCGCCGGCCGCGGGCTGAAAGGTCACCCGGTCCATGCCGCTGATCTCGGCCAGCGC is part of the Armatimonadota bacterium genome and encodes:
- the gcvPB gene encoding aminomethyl-transferring glycine dehydrogenase subunit GcvPB, producing MKGRDFPVIFELSTPGRIGASYPEPDVPRRPLNALLPADQIRQVPPGLPEVSELDVVRHYTRLSHRNFSIDEGFYPLGSCTMKYNPKIHEDAARLPGFSRLHPYTMPEDAQGALELIWELEQALAEISGMDRVTFQPAAGAHGELTGILMIRAYFEARGERRTKVIVPDSAHGTNPATAAMAGYQVITVKSDARGNLDVQALREAMDSSVAAIMLTNPNTLGLFEEHIVEVEEIVHGRGGQMYLDGANFNAILGVTRPGDQGFDVMHMNLHKTFSTPHGGGGPGAGAVGVKAHLVPFLPVPVVEKEGDRFRLDYDRPQSIGKIRAFYGNFGNLIRAYAYIRSMGADGLRQVAETAVLNANYVLARLRDRFDLPYDRLCKHEFVLSGTRQKKQYGVTTRDMAKRLLDYGFHAPTIYFPLIVDEAIMIEPTETESKRTLDEFIEAMRAIDREAQENPQIVHDAPHTTPVRRLDEVRAARQPDLRWRGG